A window of Deinococcus radiotolerans contains these coding sequences:
- a CDS encoding DUF11 domain-containing protein: MKRVLLTTLLLSATLSAAAQSVCASPATAGNVTGLTGTVNTYYPSPSADTTLAAGSTTVTFGTARRGAAQDIVVGDLLLVMQMQGADIDSTNTDKYGDGVAGGPGSGQLSTNLYAGRYEFVTVTSVISSGSVTVRGQGTGGGLVNTYVSRAATTSAGQARYQVIRVPQYGNLSLGSAPVTAAAWDGAVGGVVVLDVTGTLNWNGGSVNATGLGFRGGGAQQLGGVGTTTTYANSDQRTATSAAVNGGKGEGLAGTPRFVLDPLTNALVDNVTEGYPSGSRARGAPGNAGGGGTDGNPAGNDQNSGGGGGGNGGAGGQGGNTWSSNLATGGYGGKVTPNSLSALFMGGGGGAGARNNGSGVQSSGGAGGGVVIIRAGQSSGTGAVSADGAPGLGADNDGAGGGGAGGTVIVMTGAGTLTGVSLSANGGGGGNAWPTQAAGTNNVNAHGPGGGGGGGIVYTNVTGASMTATNGVNGTTTTSGLAFGAQPGATGTLPSGTLTGLKGTREGAACPVLQVSKATSTPAVWRGAKATYSITVRNAGGAASSVRVQDTLPSGLTLSGTPTVTPSSARVSSADASTAAALDLKTFKLAYGESLTVTFDALTPTDPALRGTVYQNSASASTTDAAGNAVSGSYVGSSSTAEDVRLLFPSLKVTKQVRNVTQDEKKNPPVQNFGTTASGYPGDRLEYCVTYQNDGDGPLVGAALTDSIPVNTSVLPDAYGTGRGVQYTPASGTAVTYTSAADTDAGQISQAGGLSVTLGTVAQNASGTACFQVSIR; this comes from the coding sequence ATGAAACGCGTGCTACTGACCACCCTGCTTCTGTCTGCCACCCTGTCGGCCGCCGCTCAGTCTGTCTGCGCGTCGCCCGCCACCGCCGGGAACGTGACCGGCCTGACCGGCACGGTCAACACCTACTACCCCTCGCCCAGCGCCGACACCACCCTGGCCGCCGGGTCGACCACCGTCACCTTCGGCACGGCGCGGCGCGGCGCGGCTCAGGACATCGTCGTGGGCGACCTGCTGCTCGTCATGCAGATGCAGGGCGCGGACATCGACTCGACCAATACGGACAAGTACGGGGACGGCGTGGCCGGCGGTCCCGGCAGCGGTCAGCTGAGCACCAACCTGTACGCCGGACGCTACGAGTTCGTGACGGTCACCAGCGTGATCAGCAGTGGCAGTGTCACGGTGCGCGGTCAGGGAACGGGTGGCGGCCTCGTGAACACCTACGTGAGTCGCGCCGCGACCACCTCGGCAGGTCAGGCGCGGTATCAGGTGATCCGCGTGCCCCAGTACGGGAATCTGTCGCTGGGCAGCGCGCCCGTCACCGCCGCTGCCTGGGACGGCGCGGTTGGGGGTGTGGTCGTGCTGGACGTGACCGGCACCCTGAACTGGAATGGAGGCAGCGTGAACGCCACCGGCCTGGGGTTTCGGGGCGGCGGCGCGCAGCAGCTGGGCGGGGTGGGGACGACCACCACCTACGCCAACTCCGACCAGCGGACTGCCACCTCAGCGGCGGTCAACGGCGGCAAGGGCGAGGGTCTGGCTGGCACGCCGCGCTTCGTCCTTGACCCCCTGACGAACGCCCTGGTGGATAACGTCACCGAAGGCTACCCGAGCGGCAGCCGCGCGCGCGGCGCGCCCGGCAACGCGGGCGGCGGCGGCACCGACGGCAACCCCGCGGGCAACGATCAGAACTCCGGCGGCGGGGGCGGCGGGAACGGTGGCGCGGGCGGTCAGGGCGGCAACACCTGGAGCAGCAACCTGGCCACCGGTGGCTACGGCGGCAAGGTCACGCCGAACAGCCTGAGCGCCCTGTTCATGGGCGGCGGCGGCGGCGCCGGCGCCCGCAACAACGGTAGCGGCGTGCAGAGCAGCGGCGGCGCCGGCGGCGGCGTCGTGATCATCCGCGCGGGACAGAGCAGCGGGACCGGCGCGGTCAGCGCGGACGGCGCCCCTGGCCTGGGCGCCGACAACGACGGCGCGGGCGGCGGGGGTGCGGGCGGCACCGTCATCGTCATGACCGGCGCGGGCACCCTGACCGGCGTGAGTCTCAGCGCGAACGGCGGGGGCGGCGGGAACGCCTGGCCCACGCAGGCGGCCGGAACGAACAATGTGAACGCCCACGGCCCGGGCGGCGGTGGGGGCGGCGGCATCGTGTACACGAACGTGACCGGGGCCAGCATGACCGCCACGAATGGCGTGAACGGCACGACCACCACCAGCGGCCTGGCGTTCGGCGCGCAGCCGGGCGCAACCGGCACCCTTCCCAGCGGCACGCTGACGGGCCTGAAGGGCACCCGAGAGGGCGCGGCCTGCCCGGTCCTGCAGGTCAGCAAGGCCACCAGCACGCCGGCGGTGTGGCGGGGGGCGAAGGCCACGTACAGCATCACGGTCAGGAATGCGGGTGGGGCGGCCAGCAGCGTGCGCGTGCAGGACACCCTCCCGTCAGGTCTGACCCTGAGTGGCACGCCCACCGTCACGCCATCCTCGGCGCGCGTGAGCAGCGCGGACGCCAGCACGGCCGCCGCGCTGGACCTGAAGACCTTCAAGCTGGCGTACGGGGAGAGCCTCACCGTGACCTTCGACGCCCTGACGCCCACCGACCCGGCGCTGCGCGGCACGGTGTACCAGAACAGCGCGTCGGCCAGCACCACCGACGCCGCGGGGAACGCCGTCAGCGGCTCGTACGTGGGGAGCAGCAGTACCGCCGAGGACGTGCGCCTGCTGTTCCCGAGTCTGAAGGTCACCAAACAGGTGAGGAACGTCACGCAGGACGAGAAGAAAAATCCCCCAGTCCAGAATTTCGGCACGACCGCCAGCGGATACCCGGGGGACCGGCTGGAGTACTGCGTGACGTACCAGAACGACGGGGACGGCCCGCTGGTCGGCGCGGCGCTGACCGACTCGATTCCGGTGAACACGTCCGTGCTGCCCGACGCGTACGGAACGGGCCGGGGCGTGCAGTACACGCCCGCATCCGGCACGGCCGTCACGTACACCAGCGCTGCCGACACGGACGCCGGGCAGATCAGTCAGGCGGGCGGCCTGAGCGTGACGTTGGGCACCGTGGCCCAGAACGCGTCGGGCACCGCGTGCTTCCAGGTGAGCATCCGCTGA
- a CDS encoding VanW family protein: MKRLLTTLTLALVASAHAAEFKLILKDESSVIRKGELKTTPIVKSWVVTAAGVKATRKVKRLSTTITPILDRMEKTINARTPRPAVFRNVSGSWVATDQTGWTLDRAATKANLLKAILAGKDTAQVEVKRAVPSRSVKLLAQRGVLWHVAAGSSNYAGSPDFREKNILVGASKLDNFFIAPGHEFNFNEEIGQIDASTGFVKGFVISGGTLSKEDGGGICQVSTTIFRALYQAGLPITERHEHSHRVKYYDPVGFEATVYAPSKNLRMKNDTGKHLFIQAAWDTRAKTLRFDVFGANTGRTVNISKPVITNFKAPANPSYTPDDRVAPGGRRLLDTPMQGMTSVLTRTIKAKGKVISKDTLKSVYQPWGAVYGVNPKDKRLK; the protein is encoded by the coding sequence GTGAAGCGGCTCCTGACCACCCTGACCCTCGCCCTGGTCGCCTCGGCCCACGCGGCCGAGTTCAAACTGATCCTAAAGGATGAGTCCAGCGTCATCCGCAAGGGCGAACTGAAGACCACGCCCATCGTGAAATCCTGGGTGGTGACCGCCGCAGGCGTGAAGGCGACCCGCAAGGTGAAGCGCCTGAGCACCACCATCACGCCCATCCTCGACCGGATGGAGAAAACCATCAACGCCCGCACACCCAGACCCGCCGTGTTCCGCAACGTCAGCGGCAGCTGGGTCGCCACCGACCAGACCGGCTGGACGCTGGACCGCGCCGCCACCAAGGCAAACCTCCTGAAAGCCATCCTGGCGGGCAAGGACACCGCGCAGGTTGAGGTCAAGCGCGCCGTGCCCTCCCGCAGCGTGAAACTCCTCGCTCAGCGGGGCGTCCTATGGCACGTCGCGGCAGGCAGCAGCAACTACGCGGGCAGCCCCGACTTCCGCGAGAAGAACATCCTGGTCGGCGCGAGCAAACTGGATAACTTCTTCATCGCGCCCGGCCACGAATTCAACTTCAACGAGGAGATCGGGCAGATCGACGCCAGCACCGGCTTCGTGAAGGGCTTCGTGATCAGCGGCGGCACCCTGAGCAAGGAGGACGGCGGCGGCATCTGCCAGGTCAGCACCACCATCTTCCGCGCGCTGTACCAGGCGGGCCTGCCCATCACCGAACGGCACGAACACAGCCACCGTGTGAAGTACTACGACCCCGTCGGGTTCGAGGCCACCGTGTACGCCCCCAGCAAGAACCTGCGCATGAAGAACGACACCGGCAAGCACCTGTTCATCCAGGCCGCCTGGGACACCCGCGCCAAAACTCTGCGCTTCGACGTGTTTGGCGCGAACACCGGCCGCACCGTGAACATCAGCAAGCCCGTCATCACCAACTTCAAGGCCCCCGCCAACCCCAGCTACACCCCAGACGACCGCGTGGCGCCCGGCGGCCGCCGCCTGCTCGACACGCCCATGCAGGGCATGACCAGCGTCCTGACCCGCACCATCAAGGCCAAGGGGAAGGTGATCAGCAAGGACACCCTCAAGAGCGTCTACCAGCCCTGGGGCGCGGTGTACGGCGTGAACCCCAAGGACAAGCGCCTGAAGTGA
- the lptB gene encoding LPS export ABC transporter ATP-binding protein produces MTATTSPLPDPAVTSPRPDLHAEGLGKTYGRRQVVRNVNLRVQPGEIVALFGPNGAGKTTTFYMLVGFIRPGAGRIALGGRDLTRLPMHERARLGLGYLPQEPSAFRKLTARDNLLAILEYQGLPRAEQEARADALLDEFGLTHLAGSFAYQLSGGERRRLELARALTTDPDYLLLDEPFTGVDPKSIREIQRLIRDLRDRRGLGVFITDHNVRETIALTDRVYLMYDGEVKFEGTPAQFAQDQDARTHYLGDDFEL; encoded by the coding sequence GTGACCGCGACCACCTCTCCGCTGCCTGACCCGGCTGTCACGTCCCCCCGCCCGGACCTGCACGCCGAGGGGCTGGGCAAGACCTACGGCCGGCGTCAGGTCGTGCGGAACGTGAACCTGCGCGTGCAGCCCGGCGAGATCGTCGCCCTGTTCGGCCCGAACGGCGCGGGCAAGACCACCACCTTCTACATGCTGGTGGGGTTCATTCGCCCCGGTGCGGGCCGCATCGCCCTGGGCGGACGTGACCTGACCCGCCTGCCCATGCACGAACGCGCCCGCCTGGGCCTGGGCTACCTGCCGCAGGAACCCAGCGCTTTTCGCAAGCTGACCGCGCGGGACAACCTGCTGGCCATCCTGGAATACCAGGGCCTGCCCCGCGCCGAGCAGGAAGCCCGCGCTGACGCGCTGCTCGACGAGTTCGGTCTGACGCACCTGGCCGGCAGCTTCGCGTACCAGCTGTCCGGCGGGGAGCGCCGCCGCCTGGAACTCGCCCGCGCGCTGACCACCGATCCCGACTACCTGCTGCTCGACGAGCCGTTCACGGGCGTGGACCCCAAGAGCATCCGTGAGATCCAGCGCCTGATCCGGGACCTGCGCGACCGCCGGGGCCTGGGCGTGTTCATCACCGATCACAACGTCCGCGAGACCATCGCCCTGACCGACCGCGTGTACCTGATGTACGACGGCGAGGTGAAGTTCGAGGGCACCCCCGCGCAGTTCGCTCAGGACCAGGACGCCCGCACCCACTACCTGGGCGACGACTTCGAACTGTGA
- the hisD gene encoding histidinol dehydrogenase — protein sequence MQVLQGPEARSALTRTFNEIPVPDAVLARIEATFGEPLSPAQVVERILADVRERGDDALRDWTERLDGHRPDELRVPEAELAAAEVAPELHDAILTAITRVRAFYDQQPAHGFLTHGPDGALGQLVRPLGRVGVYVPGGLAPLISTLIHTAVPAQVAGVPEIVVTTPPARDGSVHPAILVAARELGITQVYRVGGAQAIAALAYGTASIGAVDKVAGPGNLFVVIAKRLVYGQTGIESLPGPTETLVVADDSADPRFVAADLLAQAEHNGAEPVLVSTSRALLIQVQAELNGQLEALPEPNRGWARDSVQARMKVILAGTLEEALDLANLYAPEHLCLLTRDPWSLLGLVQRAGGVFVGEASMEALGDYVAGPSHVMPTGGTARFMSPVNVRDFQNIISVVGLNEGALRRIGPAGATLARAEGLEAHARAIESRL from the coding sequence ATGCAAGTGCTGCAAGGCCCTGAGGCCCGGTCCGCCCTGACGCGGACATTCAATGAGATTCCTGTTCCTGACGCCGTCCTGGCCCGCATCGAGGCGACCTTCGGTGAGCCGCTGAGCCCCGCGCAGGTCGTCGAGCGCATCCTGGCGGACGTCCGCGAACGTGGCGACGACGCCCTGCGCGACTGGACCGAGCGGCTGGATGGCCACCGCCCCGATGAGCTGCGCGTGCCCGAGGCGGAACTGGCGGCAGCCGAGGTCGCCCCGGAGCTGCACGACGCGATCCTCACAGCGATCACGCGCGTGCGGGCCTTCTACGACCAACAGCCCGCGCACGGTTTCCTGACGCACGGCCCGGACGGGGCGCTGGGGCAGCTGGTGCGGCCGCTGGGGCGGGTGGGCGTGTACGTGCCGGGCGGACTGGCCCCGCTGATCAGCACGCTGATCCACACGGCGGTGCCCGCTCAGGTGGCGGGCGTGCCCGAGATCGTGGTCACGACGCCCCCCGCCCGGGACGGCTCGGTGCACCCGGCGATTCTGGTCGCGGCGCGCGAGCTGGGGATCACGCAGGTGTACCGGGTGGGCGGCGCGCAGGCCATCGCGGCCCTGGCGTACGGCACGGCCAGCATCGGCGCGGTGGACAAGGTCGCGGGCCCCGGGAACCTGTTCGTGGTGATCGCCAAGCGTCTCGTGTACGGCCAGACCGGCATTGAGAGCCTGCCCGGCCCGACCGAGACCCTCGTGGTGGCCGATGACAGCGCCGATCCGCGCTTCGTGGCCGCCGATCTGCTGGCGCAGGCCGAGCACAACGGCGCGGAACCCGTGCTGGTCTCCACCAGCCGCGCGCTGCTGATCCAGGTGCAGGCGGAACTGAATGGGCAGCTTGAGGCCCTGCCGGAGCCGAACCGGGGCTGGGCGCGCGACAGCGTGCAGGCACGCATGAAGGTCATCCTGGCCGGCACGCTGGAGGAAGCGCTGGACCTGGCGAACCTGTACGCCCCCGAACACCTGTGCCTCCTGACCCGCGATCCGTGGAGCCTGCTGGGCCTCGTGCAGCGCGCCGGGGGCGTGTTTGTGGGCGAGGCGAGCATGGAGGCGCTGGGCGACTACGTGGCGGGCCCCAGTCACGTCATGCCGACCGGCGGCACGGCGCGCTTCATGAGCCCGGTGAACGTGCGGGACTTCCAGAACATCATCTCGGTGGTGGGCCTGAACGAGGGCGCGCTGCGCCGCATCGGCCCGGCCGGGGCGACCCTGGCCCGCGCCGAGGGCCTCGAAGCGCACGCCCGCGCCATCGAAAGCCGCCTGTGA
- the purK gene encoding 5-(carboxyamino)imidazole ribonucleotide synthase, which produces MTPPTSGTTLGRDLTLGILGGGQLAQMLALAALPLGVRVTVLEPDVQAPARLCARHLHAPYTDLAGLDELAACDAVTLEFENIPVEALAALEGRVPVRPAGSLLARSKHRAREKQALRDAGATTAPFEIIETEGDLDGVLARVGGRGILKTSELGYDGKGQARVNTDAELHAAWADLGRVPCVLEGFVTFEREVSLAVARTPSGQVAFGPLVENVHRDGILRTSVYPAHVPDGTEARARELARAVADAWALEGLITLEFFQLPGGDLLVNEVAPRVHNSGHLTQDGGGLSQFEAQVRAVLDLPLSDWAPLHPTAMLNVVGVDGPDGQPLKPDWAAIDGLGGTRVHLYHKAHRHGRKVGHVNLVAPDHETLRARLASLEPLVP; this is translated from the coding sequence ATGACCCCGCCTACATCCGGCACCACGCTGGGCCGCGACCTGACGCTGGGCATTCTGGGCGGCGGGCAGCTGGCGCAGATGCTCGCACTCGCCGCGCTGCCGCTGGGCGTGCGCGTGACCGTTTTGGAACCCGACGTGCAGGCCCCCGCGCGCCTGTGCGCCCGGCACCTGCACGCCCCGTACACCGACCTCGCCGGGCTGGACGAACTGGCCGCGTGCGACGCGGTCACGCTGGAATTTGAGAACATTCCCGTCGAGGCGCTGGCCGCGCTGGAGGGCCGCGTCCCCGTGCGCCCGGCGGGGTCGCTGCTGGCCCGCAGCAAGCACCGCGCCCGCGAGAAGCAGGCCCTGCGTGACGCCGGGGCCACCACCGCCCCTTTCGAGATCATCGAGACCGAGGGGGACCTGGACGGCGTCCTGGCGCGCGTGGGTGGGCGCGGCATCCTGAAGACCAGCGAACTCGGGTACGACGGCAAGGGACAGGCGCGCGTAAACACGGACGCCGAGCTGCACGCCGCGTGGGCCGATCTGGGCCGCGTGCCCTGCGTGCTGGAGGGCTTCGTGACCTTCGAGCGCGAGGTGAGCCTCGCCGTGGCGCGCACGCCCTCCGGGCAGGTGGCCTTCGGGCCGCTCGTGGAGAACGTGCACCGGGACGGCATCCTGCGCACCAGCGTGTACCCCGCCCACGTCCCGGACGGCACCGAGGCCCGCGCCCGCGAACTGGCCCGCGCCGTCGCGGACGCCTGGGCGCTGGAAGGCCTGATCACCCTGGAGTTCTTCCAGCTGCCCGGCGGGGACCTGCTGGTGAACGAGGTCGCGCCGCGCGTGCACAACAGCGGGCACCTCACGCAGGACGGCGGCGGCCTCAGCCAGTTCGAGGCGCAGGTGCGCGCCGTGCTCGACCTGCCGCTGAGCGACTGGGCGCCGCTGCATCCCACCGCCATGCTGAACGTCGTGGGCGTGGACGGCCCGGATGGGCAGCCTCTCAAACCAGACTGGGCCGCCATCGACGGGCTGGGCGGCACGCGCGTGCACCTGTACCACAAGGCCCACCGGCACGGGCGCAAGGTGGGTCACGTCAACCTCGTCGCGCCGGACCATGAAACCCTGCGCGCCAGACTGGCCAGCCTGGAACCCCTGGTTCCCTAA
- the yedA gene encoding drug/metabolite exporter YedA, producing MTAPTTAARLTPLVLLCLGLVYVVWGSTYFGIKVAIETLPPLGMLAARFVLAGALLLLVLRLRGAALPTAREWGSSAIVGTLLLGGGTGLVTLAERDASSSVAAMVIAVSPLFAALFARLWGERTGGREWLGIGVGLIGIALLNVGELHATPLAALLLILAPLCWTFGSQWSRHLPLPQGLMGSAAEMLTGGGILLLLSVLMGERWGTPSAASLWALAYLTVFGSLVAYSAYMYLVAHTRPALATSYAYVNPVVAVLLGVGFGGEHLGPLGWAALAVILTGVALVAWPRRVPDPEVA from the coding sequence GTGACGGCGCCCACCACGGCCGCGCGGCTGACGCCGCTGGTGCTGCTGTGCCTGGGACTGGTGTACGTCGTGTGGGGCAGCACGTACTTCGGCATCAAGGTGGCCATCGAGACGCTGCCGCCGCTGGGCATGCTCGCGGCGCGCTTCGTGCTGGCGGGCGCGCTGCTGCTGCTCGTCCTGCGACTCCGGGGGGCGGCGCTGCCCACCGCGCGCGAGTGGGGGTCCAGCGCCATCGTGGGCACCCTGCTGCTCGGGGGCGGCACCGGGCTGGTCACGTTGGCCGAGCGGGACGCGAGCAGCAGCGTGGCAGCCATGGTGATCGCGGTGTCGCCGCTGTTCGCGGCGCTGTTCGCGCGGCTGTGGGGCGAGCGGACCGGTGGGCGCGAGTGGCTGGGCATCGGCGTGGGCCTGATCGGGATTGCACTGCTGAACGTCGGGGAGCTGCACGCCACGCCGCTGGCCGCGCTGCTGCTGATCCTCGCCCCGCTGTGCTGGACGTTCGGCAGCCAGTGGTCCCGCCACCTCCCCCTCCCGCAGGGCCTGATGGGCTCGGCGGCCGAGATGCTCACCGGGGGCGGCATCCTCCTGCTCCTGAGCGTCCTGATGGGTGAGCGGTGGGGCACGCCCAGCGCCGCGAGCCTGTGGGCGCTGGCGTACCTGACGGTGTTCGGGAGTCTCGTGGCGTACAGCGCGTACATGTACCTCGTGGCGCACACCCGCCCGGCCCTGGCGACCAGCTACGCGTACGTGAACCCGGTCGTGGCGGTGCTGCTGGGCGTGGGTTTCGGCGGCGAGCACCTGGGCCCGCTGGGCTGGGCGGCGCTGGCGGTGATCCTCACGGGCGTCGCGCTGGTCGCGTGGCCGCGCCGCGTGCCGGACCCGGAAGTCGCGTGA
- a CDS encoding antibiotic biosynthesis monooxygenase, with protein MSEQLQFEGHQPSDPVSLVVRRRIRPGQEATYEALLAEANALLARLPGHRGTGVIRPAPGEQEYTLLARFDSLTSAAAWELSPERAAWLDRIAPLVDEHVSFEKQPGLDFWFTPPAAATLRQPPRWKMALLTLAALYPVSVSTSWLFGEALKPWLGHLVMPIRAIPQMIVVVLLMTYLVMPAVTRWATPWLRGEK; from the coding sequence GTGAGCGAACAGCTTCAGTTCGAGGGGCATCAGCCCAGCGATCCGGTCAGTCTGGTCGTCCGGCGCCGCATCCGCCCCGGGCAGGAGGCCACGTACGAGGCGCTGCTCGCCGAGGCGAATGCGCTGCTGGCCCGCCTGCCCGGCCACCGGGGGACGGGCGTGATCCGCCCCGCGCCGGGTGAGCAGGAGTACACCCTGCTGGCGCGCTTCGATTCCCTGACCAGCGCGGCCGCGTGGGAGTTGTCCCCGGAGCGGGCCGCGTGGCTGGACCGGATTGCGCCGCTGGTGGACGAGCACGTGAGTTTCGAGAAGCAGCCGGGCCTGGACTTCTGGTTCACGCCGCCCGCCGCCGCGACCCTGCGCCAGCCGCCCCGCTGGAAGATGGCGCTGCTGACCCTAGCGGCGCTGTACCCGGTGAGCGTCAGCACGTCCTGGCTGTTCGGCGAGGCGCTGAAACCCTGGCTGGGTCACCTCGTGATGCCGATCCGCGCCATTCCGCAGATGATCGTGGTCGTGCTGCTCATGACCTATCTGGTGATGCCGGCCGTGACGCGCTGGGCAACCCCCTGGCTGCGCGGAGAGAAGTAA
- a CDS encoding phosphopentomutase codes for MLLTIVVLDSVGAGELPDAASFGDAGAHTLNHTLKAAPERLTNLAALGLAQVPTIETGDATVPAGPAAGAFGRLREVSPGKDTSTGHWEFMGIQLEHAFQVFPDGFPPAVMDRFDAATGRGHLCNRPYSGTDVIRDFGPEHMKTGAPIVYTSADSVFQIAAHEDVVPLETLYAWCRAAREILQGEFAVARVIARPFRGEFPFERANEHRKDFSLVPPATVLDAVKATGQAVVGIGKIPDIYANQGFTEEIHTDDNADGIAKTLARMRRAAQEGTSGLIFTNLVDFDSKFGHRRDPAGYSACLAAFDAALPELIAAVPEDGALIVISDHGNDPTWKGSDHTREHGLLLVHKAGAAGVSLGDRATFADVGATVAEALGAAWDGPGESFWTQLT; via the coding sequence ATGTTGCTGACGATTGTCGTGCTGGATTCCGTGGGCGCGGGTGAACTGCCGGACGCCGCGAGCTTCGGGGACGCCGGGGCGCATACCCTGAACCACACCCTGAAGGCCGCGCCCGAGCGCCTGACGAACCTGGCGGCGCTGGGCCTCGCCCAGGTGCCCACCATCGAGACCGGGGACGCGACCGTGCCCGCCGGACCGGCCGCCGGTGCGTTCGGCCGCCTGCGCGAGGTCAGCCCCGGCAAGGACACGAGCACCGGCCACTGGGAATTCATGGGCATCCAGCTGGAGCACGCCTTCCAGGTGTTCCCCGACGGCTTCCCGCCCGCCGTGATGGACCGCTTCGACGCGGCCACCGGGCGGGGGCACCTGTGCAACAGGCCCTATAGCGGCACGGACGTGATCCGGGACTTCGGCCCGGAGCACATGAAGACCGGCGCGCCCATTGTGTACACGAGCGCGGACAGCGTGTTCCAGATCGCCGCGCATGAGGATGTGGTGCCGCTGGAGACGCTGTACGCGTGGTGCCGCGCGGCCCGCGAGATCCTGCAGGGCGAGTTCGCCGTGGCGCGCGTGATCGCCCGGCCGTTCCGGGGCGAGTTCCCGTTCGAGCGGGCCAACGAGCACCGCAAGGACTTCAGTCTCGTGCCGCCCGCGACCGTGCTGGACGCCGTGAAGGCCACCGGACAGGCCGTGGTGGGCATCGGGAAGATCCCGGACATCTACGCGAATCAGGGCTTCACCGAGGAGATCCACACGGACGACAACGCTGACGGGATCGCCAAGACCCTGGCCCGCATGCGCCGAGCCGCGCAGGAGGGCACCTCGGGGCTGATCTTCACGAACCTCGTGGATTTCGACAGCAAGTTCGGGCACCGCCGCGACCCGGCGGGGTACAGCGCGTGCCTCGCGGCGTTCGACGCGGCGCTGCCCGAGCTGATCGCGGCCGTGCCCGAGGACGGCGCGCTGATCGTGATCAGTGACCACGGGAATGACCCCACCTGGAAGGGCTCGGATCACACCCGCGAGCACGGCCTGCTGCTGGTACACAAGGCCGGGGCGGCCGGCGTGAGCCTGGGCGACCGCGCCACCTTCGCGGATGTGGGCGCCACGGTCGCCGAGGCGCTGGGCGCGGCGTGGGACGGGCCGGGTGAGAGCTTCTGGACACAACTGACCTGA